From a single Sparus aurata chromosome 13, fSpaAur1.1, whole genome shotgun sequence genomic region:
- the LOC115594679 gene encoding LOW QUALITY PROTEIN: von Willebrand factor A domain-containing protein 7-like (The sequence of the model RefSeq protein was modified relative to this genomic sequence to represent the inferred CDS: substituted 2 bases at 2 genomic stop codons) — MSPGAVALCLLLMQTGVYGFEIEIIQLIPDLFRSEAANQKHEHITQRAILNTTLQTCRALALADGKDFSFPPQPFTAESVSAACRISKSSKRFHQTIKLIERMNRLVDARHFFDPEYHFDNEKFADGRRIIIEGLAVVKASNKEMNFEAAREKLGELIHPLQDFYTHSNWVELGNTLPNTNLIRSGTRIGNIAALSRATCRNCDGDDCTNNILEDIKREKILTSGYFGFSKPEGKCSHGGGFDVSRLFKPRGGINKDKMDSEHGHLHTEAANMAVAATSELQXATVSYXTFLQMMGISGKALCFVIDTTGSMRDDIAAVRTVTSSIINSKVGKEDEPSVYILVPFNDQDFGPLMRTTDPDKFKNAINSLTATGGGDFAEMSLSGLQLALTGAPPNSEIFVFTDAAAKDTHLRDTVIALIERTKTVVNFMLTGGGIFRRRRQIDNNQQQQQQQSRFVTSYVQLYRDLAQTSGGQTIEVTKSELPEAISIITESSSSTLVTLLQAARSPEKAENFTFTVDESVKNLTVYITGRSVTFTLISPSGVSQQSTDTSGSLITASQTVGNFKNLKLKTEVGLWEMKMVSINPYTLKVVGESSIDFLFDFLEVSKGLFGGFDVIDHSPRAGSNGTLLLTVTGSTSATVTEVILVESSGSGNVNGNVTAVGGGDYLVVFNGVPSEEFVVLMKGQNSNGSSRSSGTFQRQSTSSIKASTVTVTVADTNRVLAPGETFPVPFSVKTSGAGGNFTIRATNDRGFTSTFPSSLVLDTGGSANGTVNLTAPVTTMSGTDVTLTIEAESPGGADTNYLVLRLAVLKTVTDFTEPLCELLSLQSNCTESCSLVTWKLSVQVTDGANGTGIDRVSLRQGNGTMNTSLAAGNESITLVSYTASCCSPDVELLVVDAVGNVGSCSYSVRQTSTSSSQVPSQTPTAATVGSFSTKAVQSFLLCIVITILGLNLPFEMGIN, encoded by the exons ATGTCTCCTGGTGCGGTGGCATTGTGTCTCCTGCTCATGCAGACTGGAGTTTACGGGTTTGAAATCGAAATTATTCAGTTAATTCCTGATTTGTTTCGCAGTGAAGCAGCCAATCAAAAGCATGAACACATCACTCAAAGAGCGATCTTAAATACCACCTTGCAGACTTGTCGTGCTCTGGCCTTGGCTGATGGCAAAGACTTCAGTTTTCCT cCTCAGCCTTTTACAGCCGAGTCTGTTTCTGCTGCCTGTCGAATATCAAAATCATCCAAGAGATTCCATCAAACCATCAAATTAATCGAACGAATGAATCGGCTCGTAGACGCTCGTCATTTCTTTGACCCCGAATACCATTTTGACAATGAAAAGTTTGCAGATGGAAGGAGAATCATCATAGAAGGATTGGCAGTAGTGAAGGCCAGCAACAAGGAAATGAACTTTGAGGCAGCAAGAGAAAAACTTGGAGAACTCATACACCCTTTACAG GATTTCTACACTCACAGCAACTGGGTGGAGTTGGGAAACACTCTCCCAAACACCAATCTGATCAGATCAGGCACCAGAATTGGTAACATAGCAG CTTTAAGCAGAGCAACCTGTCGCAACTGTGATGGAGATGActgcacaaacaacattttggagGATATCAAACGGGAAAAGATACTTACTTCTGGATATTTTGGTTTTAGCAAACCAGAAG GAAAATGCAGCCATGGAGGAGGTTTTGATGTTTCAAGACTATTCAAGCCTAGAGGTGGGATCAACAAAGACAAGATGGATTCCGAGCATGGACATCTTCACACGGAAGCAGCAAACATGGCGGTAGCTGCAACCAGTGAGCTACAGTGAGCTACAGTGAGCTACTAAACATTCTTACA GATGATGGGAATTTCCGGTAAAGCTCTTTGTTTTGTGATCGACACAACAGGAAGCATGAGGGATGACATTGCAGCAGTGAGGACTGTCACTTCCTCTATAATCAACAGCAAAGTGGGAAAAGAAGATGAGCCCTCAGTTTACATTCTTGTACCTTTCAATGATCAAG ATTTTGGGCCGCTGATGAGGACTACAGACCCAGACAAATTCAAGAATGCTATAAATTCACTAACAGCAACTGGTGGAGGAGATTTTGCTGAAATGAGTCTATCAGGGCTGCAG CTGGCTTTAACTGGTGCTCCTCCTAATTCTGAGATCTTCGTCTTCACGGATGCAGCTGCTAAAGACACTCACCTGAGAGACACAGTGATTGCACTCATAGAGCGCACCAAGACAGTG gTGAACTTCATGCTTACAGGCGGAGGGATATTTCGTCGTAGAAGACAGATAGATaacaatcaacaacaacaacaacaacagagtcgGTTTGTGACATCATATGTCCAGCTTTACAGAGACCTGGCTCAGACTTCAGGAGGTCAGACTATTGAAGTCACAAAGAGTGAGCTCCCTGAGGCCATCAGCATCATTACAGAGTCATCCAGCTCCACTCTG GTGACCCTCCTGCAGGCAGCTAGGAGTCCAGAAAAGGCTGAAAATTTCACCTTCACAGTTGACGAGTCAGTAAAAAACCTCACAGTTTACATCACTGGGAGATCAGTCACCTTTACTCTCATCAGTCCATCAG GTGTCTCTCAGCAAAGCACCGACACATCGGGATCATTGATAACTGCATCCCAGACAGTGGGGAATTTCAAGAATCTGAAGCTGAAAACAGAAGTGGGACTGTGGGAAATGAAAATGGTGTCAATAAATCCCTACACTTTGAAGGTCGTAG gtGAGAGTTCCATTGATTTCCTGTTTGACTTTTTGGAAGTATCCAAAGGCCTATTTGGAGGTTTTGATGTCATAGACCATAGTCCCAGAGCCG GTTCTAATGGTACTCTGTTATTGACGGTCACCGGGAGTACCTCTGCCACGGTGACAGAAGTGATTCTGGTTGAATCATCGGGGTCAGGAAATGTCAATGGAAATGTGACAGCTGTAGGTGGAGGAGACTACTTGGTGGTGTTTAATGGGGTACCATCAGAGGAGTTTGTGGTGCTCATGAAGGGGCAGAACAGCAACGGCTCCTCCAGATCCTCGGGGACCTTCCAGAGGCAGTCAACCAGTAGCATCAAAGCATCGACTGTGACTGTCACTGTT GCTGATACAAATCGCGTCTTAGCACCAGGAGAAACATTTCCAGTTCCCTTCTCTGTGAAGACCAGCGGTGCAGGAGGAAACTTCACTATCCGAGCTACCAATGACCGAGGGTTTACTTCAACGTTCCCGTCCAGTTTAGTCCTGGACACTGGAGGTAGTGCTAACGGTACAGTGAACCTCACAGCACCTGTTACCACTATGTCTGGTACCGACGTCACCCTGACCATCGAGGCTGAATCTCCAGGCGGAGCAGACACTAACTACCTTGTGCTGCGTCTTGCTGTCCTTAAAACG GTGACTGATTTCACTGAGCCGCTGTGTGAGCTGCTCAGCCTGCAGTCCAACTGCACTGAAAGCTGCAGCTTGGTCACATGGAAGCTCTCAGTTCAAGTGACTGATGGGGCTAATGGGACAGGTATCGACCGTGTTAGCCTCAGACAGGGCAATGGCACCATGAACACCAGCCTGGCCGCTGGCAACGAGAGCATAACGCTGGTGTCCTACACTGCATCTTGCTGTTCCCCTGATGTGGAGCTGCTAGTTGTTGATGCAGTGGGTAATGTTGGCTCCTGTTCCTACAGTGTCCGGCAAACTTCCACCAGCAGCTCACAAGTCCCCTCACAGACTCCGACAGCAGCAACTGTTGGGTCTTTCTCTACCAAAGCTGTTCAGTCTTTTCTCCTTTGCATTGTTATCACTATCCTCGGCCTCAATTTACCATTTGAAATGGGAATCAACTGA
- the LOC115594381 gene encoding von Willebrand factor A domain-containing protein 7-like has product MSPGSVALCLLLMQTGIYGFEIDRIQLILDLFRSKPANQKHEHITERAILNTTLQACRALALADGKDFSFPPQPFTVESVAAACQSKSSKRFHQSIKLIQRMNRLVDARHVFDPEYHFDNEKFAEGRRIITGGLAVVKASNKEMNFEAAREKLGEIIHPLQDFYTHSNWVELGNTLPNTNLIRSGTSIGNTAALSRATCRKCNGNDCRNNILEDIKREKILTSGYFNPFGRKPKGKCSHGGFFDVSRLLKPKGGINKDKMTAEHGHLHTEAANMAVAATSELLEDIRGAAGDRTFLQMMGISGEALCFVIDTTESMSGDIAAVRTITSSIINSKVGTEDEPSVYILVPFNDQDFGPLMRTTDPNIFKNAINSLSAKGGGDLPEMSLSGLQLALTGAPPNSEIFLFTDAAAKDSHLRSTVNALIECTKTVVNFMITGRGLFRRRRQIGNDQQQQQSRLATSDAQLYRDLAQTSGGQTIEVTKSELPEAISIITESSSSSLVTLLQAARSPGKAENFTFTVDESVKNLTVHITGRSVTFILISPSGVSQQSTNTAGSLITASQTVGNFKTLNLKTEVGLWEMKMVSTNPYTLKVVGESSIDFLFDFLEASEGPFGGFNVIDNRPRAGSNGTLLLTVTGSTSATVTEVILVETSGSGNVSGNVTAVGGGDYLVVFNGVPSEEFVVLMKGQNSNGSSRSSGTFQRQSTSSIKASTLTVTVDDTNGVFAPGETFSVPFSVKTSSAGGNFTIRATNNRGFTSTFPSSLVLDTGGSANGTVNLTAPVTTTSGTEVTLTIEAESPGEADTNYLVLHLAVLKTVTDFTEPLCKLLSLQSNCTENCSLSTWKISVQVTDKANGTGIDRVSLRQGNGTMNTSLAAGNESIMLVSYTASCCSPDVELLVVDGVGNVGSCSYSVRQTSTSSSQAPPQAPTAAPVVSFSTKAFQSFLLCIGITILGLNLPLEMGIN; this is encoded by the exons ATGTCTCCTGGCTCGGTGGCATTGTGTCTCCTGCTCATGCAGACTGGAATTTATGGGTTTGAAATTGATCGTATTCAGTTAATTCTTGATTTGTTTCGCAGTAAACCAGCCAATCAAAAGCATGAACACATCACTGAGAGAGCGATCTTAAATACCACCTTGCAGGCATGTCGTGCTCTGGCCCTGGCTGATGGCAAAGACTTCAGTTTTCCT ccTCAGCCTTTTACAGTTGAGTCCGTTGCTGCTGCCTGTCAATCAAAATCCTCCAAGAGATTTCACCAAAGCATCAAATTAATTCAACGAATGAATCGGCTCGTAGACGCTCGTCATGTCTTTGACCCTGAATACCATTTTGACAATGAAAAGTTTGCAGAGGGAAGGAGAATCATCACAGGAGGATTGGCAGTAGTGAAGGCCAGCAACAAGGAAATGAACTTTGAGGCAGCAAGAGAAAAACTTGGAGAAATCATACACCCTTTACAG GATTTCTACACTCACAGCAACTGGGTGGAGTTGGGAAACACTCTCCCCAACACCAATCTGATCAGATCAGGCACCAGCATTGGTAACACAGCAG CTTTAAGCAGAGCAACCTGTCGCAAATGTAATGGAAATGACTGCAGGAACAACATTTTGGAGGACATCAAACGGGAAAAGATACTTACCTCTGGATATTTTAATCCTTTTGGGAGAAAACCAAAAG GAAAATGCAGCCATGGAGGATTTTTTGATGTTTCAAGACTATTAAAGCCTAAAGGTGGGATCAACAAAGACAAGATGACAGCCGAGCATGGACATCTCCACACGGAAGCAGCAAACATGGCAGTAGCTGCAACCAGTGAGCTACTGGAGGACATTCGAGGGGCTGCTGGTGACAGAACATTCTTACA GATGATGGGAATTTCTGGTGAAGCTCTCTGTTTTGTGATCGATACAACAGAAAGCATGAGTGGTGACATTGCAGCAGTGAGGACCATCACTTCCTCTATAATCAACAGCAAAGTGGGAACAGAAGATGAGCCCTCAGTTTACATTCTTGTACCTTTCAATGATCAAG ATTTTGGGCCATTGATGAGGACTACAGACCCAAACATCTTCAAGAATGCTATAAATTCACTATCAGCAAAGGGTGGAGGAGATCTTCCTGAAATGAGTCTATCAGGGCTGCAG CTGGCTTTAACTGGTGCTCCTCCTAATTCTGAGATCTTCCTCTTCACGGATGCAGCTGCTAAAGACAGTCACCTGAGAAGCACAGTGAATGCACTCATAGAGTGCACTAAGACAGTG GTGAACTTCATGATTACAGGCCGAGGGCTATTTCGTCGTAGAAGACAGATAGGTAAcgatcaacaacaacaacagagtcgGTTAGCCACATCAGATGCCCAGCTTTACAGAGACCTGGCTCAGACTTCAGGAGGTCAGACTATTGAAGTCACAAAGAGTGAGCTCCCTGAGGCCATCAGCATCATTACAGAGTCATCCAGCTCCTCTCTG GTGACCCTCCTGCAGGCAGCTAGGAGTCCAGGAAAGGCTGAAAATTTCACCTTCACAGTTGACGAGTCAGTAAAAAACCTCACAGTTCACATAACTGGGAGATCTGTAACCTTTATTCTCATCAGTCCATCAG GTGTCTCTCAGCAAAGCACCAACACAGCGGGATCATTGATCACTGCATCCCAGACAGTGGGGAATTTCAAGACTCTGAATCTAAAAACAGAAGTGGGACTGTGGGAAATGAAAATGGTGTCAACAAATCCCTACACTTTGAAGGTTGTAG gtgagAGTTCCATTGATTTCCTGTTTGACTTTTTGGAAGCATCCGAGGGACCATTTGGGGGTTTTAATGTCATAGACAATCGTCCTAGAGCCG GTTCTAATGGTACTCTGTTATTGACGGTCACCGGGAGTACCTCCGCCACAGTGACAGAAGTGATTCTGGTCGAAACATCGGGGTCAGGAAATGTCAGTGGCAATGTGACAGCTGTAGGTGGAGGAGACTACTTGGTGGTGTTTAACGGGGTACCATCAGAGGAGTTTGTGGTGCTCATGAAGGGGCAGAACAGCAACGGTTCCTCCAGATCCTCTGGGACCTTCCAGAGGCAGTCAACCAGCAGCATCAAAGCATCGACTTTGACTGTCACTGTT GATGATACAAATGGCGTCTTTGCACCAGGAGAAACATTTTCAGTTCCCTTCTCTGTGAAGACCAGCAGTGCAGGAGGAAACTTCACTATCCGAGCTACTAATAACCGAGGGTTTACTTCAACGTTCCCGTCCAGTTTAGTCCTGGACACTGGAGGTAGTGCTAATGGTACAGTGAACCTCACAGCACCTGTTACCACTACGTCTGGTACCGAAGTCACCCTGACTATTGAGGCTGAATCTCCAGGCGAAGCAGACACCAACTATCTTGTGCTGCATCTTGCTGTCCTTAAAACG GTGACTGATTTCACTGAGCCGCTGTGCAAGCTGCTCAGCCTGCAGTCCAACTGCACTGAAAACTGCAGTTTGTCCACATGGAAGATCTCAGTTCAAGTGACTGATAAGGCTAATGGGACAGGTATCGACCGTGTTAGCCTCAGACAGGGCAATGGCACCATGAACACCAGCCTGGCCGCTGGCAACGAGAGCATAATGCTGGTGTCCTATACTGCATCTTGCTGTTCCCCTgatgtggagctgctggtcgTTGATGGGGTGGGTAATGTTGGATCCTGTTCCTACAGTGTCCGGCAAACTTCCACAAGCAGCTCACAAGCCCCCCCACAGGCTCCGACAGCAGCACCTGTTGTGTCTTTCTCTACCAAagcttttcagtcttttcttctttgcatTGGAATCACGATCCTTGGGCTCAATTTACCATTAGAGATGGGAATCAACTGA